The Arachis hypogaea cultivar Tifrunner chromosome 14, arahy.Tifrunner.gnm2.J5K5, whole genome shotgun sequence DNA window ATGGCCTGTTGATTATATCTGATAAATCACAGGCGATCAAAATTGCATTGAGAGCCGACGATAATGGTTGACACCCTCCTAGAGCGTTCCATGCTTATTGTGTCAGGCACATGGTTGCGAACTTTGTGTCTCATTTCAAATCTGCAGAAGGCAAGCGATATCTCATAAATGCTGCTTATAGTCCCAGCAAGGCTGGGTACGAGTTGTTCATGGATGCCTTGAGAGGTCTGTCGCGTGAAATGGCGGATTGGACAGgtaaattcaacaaaaaaatatgGTTACAGCTCTACAGCAGCGATTGCCAGTTTGGGCACATGATAACGAACCTCTCCGAGTGCAGGAATGCAGTACTTAAGGGTATGCGTTATTTGCCGATTTCAGCTATCGTGCAATACATTTACGACAGGTTGAGGCAGTTGTTGGTAAGAAAGGGCAGAGAGGCACAGACACATCTGGCAGCAGGAAATCAATTTTTCTAATGGCTGGTAACTGCTATTGAGAAGAACATGGAGGGAATATCGAGGATGCGTGTTACTCACTGCGACAGAAGGACTTCAGCGTTTGTGGTCGAGGAGTTAGAGCCTTTCGAGGGTCACAAAATTCATTTTGTGTTCGATTGTCGATGGACACGTGTGATTGTGGACTTTTCCAATCACTTCATTTTCCATGTCGTCATGCACTTACCATTCGTGCCGCCGCAAGCATCGAATGGGATCAATATGTTCATCCAGTATACAGACAAGAGACTGTATTCAAAGTATATGAGACGAAGTTTCTGCCGATATTAGATGAAAAGCTATAGCCAGAATGGTACGAAACACGCTTGCATCCTAATCCAAGCATGTGCAGGAAAGTTGCTGACAGATCAATTTCCACTCAATTTTATAATGACATAGATGAGGAAGaacgacaaaaaaaaaacaatgtaGTCTATACAGACAAACCGAACATACTTGAAAAGACAGTCTCAATCAACCCACAAACAAAACTCAGCAATGTCGCTAATTTGTTGGGTGTGTATTTGCGGTTATACTTCTTTTTAGCCTTTCTGCTCTTATGCGTTATTTGAAGatctggaatatatatatatatatatatatatatatatatattaactttttaatatattaagaatttgtgtacaattatttttatgtgaatgttagttaaaaattgttaaataatttaatatattaataatttaataatttttaactatcaatttcatataaatatcaattttatataaaaataactgtacgtgaatttttatttttcagtatttattcacaatttttttaaaaattaaaaaatatgaaatagtgAAACAAATTAGATCAAActatattgattaaattatattatttttgtcaaaattagatcaaACAAATTAATTTGGCCGAAAAATCGGTAAATCAAATCTTAAactgatttaaattaatattttttttatagaaaatgactacaataatcttattatataaaatgactaaaatattcttattatatatattttttaattttaaaaactctaaattctaatCCTATAATGATGAGAGAAGAAAAGAGTTAAAATTTAGGATtgtcaattatatatataataagaatattttagtcttttttataatagggatattgtaattattttttataaaaaatattaatttagatccgttcaagatataatttattgattttgtggtcaaatcaatttatctgatctaattttgataaaataacatagtttaataaattatacttattgaattttaattacttaaaaacatctttaaaaaaaatattttaagtgtcTTTATCTAAGTGGCATGTTTAGTGAAAGTGATGTTTTGGAGCTTTACGCTTGTTTTTCTAATTTCTACGTTGAATCCTCCTGTGCTCTTATTACCCCCTCAGGTTATTCTAAGTTTTTGTCTCCCTGTAACGAAGTTGTCGTTGTTGTTTGTTAAGATAAACGACGAAACTCCTTCCTGAAACGTTAATTATTgggcaaaataattttttttctctaattctcataaatttaatttgaaaagaaaatttctAGTTTAACAAGGGAAACAACGATCACGTACTTTCATACATGACTTCATTTTAATAAGTAGGGCCTGTGATTAATAAGCATAACAGTTCATGATCTTCCACGCAGAACtctgaaatttatataaatttggtGATATAATATTACTCAACTTCTGTCATGCATCACCTTGGGAGACATATGGTTGGTTATATGTTACACACACTTACACTGACATTTCTTAGAAGAAAAGGTCTGGTGTGAAGTGTGAACGGTGGAAAATGTTCCAAGCTTTGGAATATTGTACATTGAAATAGTCGCATTAAACATACACGGCAATAATAGTAGTACAAACCAGTAACCGTTGATCGTTGGTTGATGATGTCACCTTTACCTTTCTTACGTGTTGTGCTTGTTGTCGTCTTGCCATAAATACAATACGATGATTAAACTTTTCTGCATTTTTGTTGGTGTACTACTCAATAATCATGAACTATTTTTTCAGCCATTTCCATGTTTATAGATCATCAAACATGATATTATTGTTATTCTTATTAGTTCTTCACCAACAACACTATTTCATCAAACCTATATACGCCTATTCTCGTGTAGAAGATTTAGCAATCAACTGTGGCACTGAATCAAACTCTATTGTTCTAGCTAACAAGCGAATTTGGATTGGAGACGCTACCAATTCGAAACACTTTTCTGTCTTAGAATCATCACCACAGAAGAATCAATCTTCAATATCTGTTGCTACTCCTCATCGTGATGATCCTTATGGCACTTCAAGAATCTCTCACTATGAATTCACATATTCAATTCATGGTGTCACTCCTGGTCACAAGTTCATTAAGCTTCACTTCAACCCTGCTTCATACCCCAATTTCCATCCTTCTAAGTCCGTGTTTTCTGTGAAAGCAGGACCTTATACTCTTCTCAGGGACTTCAACGCTTCAGGTGCTGCTCAAGAACACcgagatcatcatcatcatagtgATCCAAACAAGATTCTACTTATTGAGTATCAGCACTGCATAAAAGTTGAACCAGGTCAGAATCTAACCTTGACCTTCATCCCAAACACCACTCATAAAGATTCTTATGCCTTTGTTAATGGGATTGAGGTCATGTCTTTGTTCAAGTACCATGATCAATGCAACAAGCAAAAGAAATCGAGGTTCAGATTTTCTGAGGTAGTTCATCATGAAGAGTCATGCATGAATTGTTCACCATCAGCACAACCACCACCATCGCAGACAAAGCCTGCATCAATATCTGGTGGTGTTCTTTACTGTGTCATTGCAGTTTCTGTTTTCATTTCGATGTCTTCTATTTTCCTCTTATGTATCTGGGTTTGGAGAAACTCTAGAATGAAGCACAAGGCCAAGATGGAATTGATCTATGAAGAGACAACAAATTCAAGAAAATCATCAATAACACTGGCCTCAGGGAACTCATGTCGTTGCTTCTCAATCATTGAGATAAGTGCAGCCACCATCAACTTCGATGACATCTTTGTTGTTGGTGTTGGAGGTTTTGGCAAAGTTTACAAAGGCTATATCGATGATGGCACGAAGCCTATCGCCATCAAGCGCTTCATCCCTGAAAATGGTGTGCAAGGTGTTCAAGAGTTCAAGAACGAGGTCGAGATGTTGTCTCAACTTAGCCACCCTCATTTGGTGCCTTTGATTGGTTATTGCAACGACGAAGACGACATGATAATCGTCTATGATTTCATGGCGAATGGGACCCTCCGGGATCATCTGTATGGGACTTGTAATACACCTCTTTCATGGAAGCAAAGACTTAAGATATGCATAGGGGCAGGGCTAGGATTGGAATATCTCCACAGTGGAGCAAAATTCAAGATCATTCATCGTGATGTGAAGACATCAAATATCTTGTTGGATGAGGAATGGGTGGCTAAGGTTTCTGATTTTGGGTTGTCCAAAATTGGACCAAATGGGGAGTCAAAGTTCCATGTTAGCACAGAGGTTAAGGGTAGTCTTGGATATTTAGACCCTGAATACTCAAAGA harbors:
- the LOC112744599 gene encoding receptor-like protein kinase FERONIA — protein: MNYFFSHFHVYRSSNMILLLFLLVLHQQHYFIKPIYAYSRVEDLAINCGTESNSIVLANKRIWIGDATNSKHFSVLESSPQKNQSSISVATPHRDDPYGTSRISHYEFTYSIHGPYTLLRDFNASGAAQEHRDHHHHSDPNKILLIEYQHCIKVEPGQNLTLTFIPNTTHKDSYAFVNGIEVMSLFKYHDQCNKQKKSRFRFSEVVHHEESCMNCSPSAQPPPSQTKPASISGGVLYCVIAVSVFISMSSIFLLCIWVWRNSRMKHKAKMELIYEETTNSRKSSITLASGNSCRCFSIIEISAATINFDDIFVVGVGGFGKVYKGYIDDGTKPIAIKRFIPENGVQGVQEFKNEVEMLSQLSHPHLVPLIGYCNDEDDMIIVYDFMANGTLRDHLYGTCNTPLSWKQRLKICIGAGLGLEYLHSGAKFKIIHRDVKTSNILLDEEWVAKVSDFGLSKIGPNGESKFHVSTEVKGSLGYLDPEYSKTKRLTHKSDVYSFGVVLLEVLCGRAPLLRKVEGPKRCLVEWARSCQSEGPHAIDQMVDPFIRGKIVQECLSKFVEMALNCVVHEGNQRPSMGQVVEGLELALQLQLKSED